Within Cydia fagiglandana chromosome 25, ilCydFagi1.1, whole genome shotgun sequence, the genomic segment AAGACCagcttttataataaaccaattaaaacAATGATAAGAAGAACAATAGCATTTCAAAAGACGAAACACGTGGCCGATTTATGTTACAAGTAAACTAGAGTAATCTAAGAACACTTGGACATAATTTGAGAAACGTGCCTATTAAAGTCAATGTATGTTATCTTAAGTTAATTTCGAAAGACTCGCAAGAACTATAAAAAGTCCTACAATTCTTACTGAAAATCATACTTTAGTAAGACACTTACTACAGCAACCATTAAAATGGCATTCAAAGCTATCCTTCTCTGCGCTTCTCTTCTGCTGGTCCAGGTAAATTAttgatttttctttttgagtccTTGAtgctaaatatattattatgtgctTGTATCTTTGTATACTTATGCTTTTCCATGAGTTTGCAAACATATTTAATCTCTCTTTCGACAACGGCCGTATACTAGCAAATAATTGTCAATTTCTTtggttaaattaaatttatacttggtGTGTTCTTTTGTATCCAGTCGGTGAAATTCTTTAAGTGTATATAAGTATTGTGAAACAATCAACTTTGATTCCCCTGCTACTGACTGATGGCTGGAAAGTAGGGAGCCCCAAAGAGGAAAGAGTTACCAAAGTCTTTAAACATTTACAGCTCTCAGGCCTAAATCAATATTATTGCGTTTCAGACCATCTCTGGCCAGAGTTGCGGCTGCTCACGCGGCAGCTCTAGGGGCTCCATCGGTTACGGCAGCGGCAGCTATGGGGGCTCCAGCAGCTCTGTCAGCGCCAACTCCATCTCCATCCCCAGCAGCGGCGGTGACCTCCCCGTCACCAGCGTCGGCCCCATCTCCCCCTCCGGCATCGCCGTCTCCACCGAGCTCGGCCTGAGCGGAGACTTGGACGTTAACGGGCAACTGCCGTTCCTGAGCGCCGTGCAGTTCTCTGGCAACTACGACACCAGCGGCTCGGCGTGCGTGGACTACAGCTGCGGCACCTGCGGGAACGTGGCCATCACCAGCGTGCAGGGCGGCTCCGGCTCCAGCTGTGGCTGCCGTCGCTAAAGACCTTTAATAACTTCTGGAAACTTTAAGTTAATTTTCGTTAATTGCCTTCTAGTTGTACAAACGACTTAACCGATGGAAAGCTGATCAAATAAACGAAATTATCCAAAATtgtttaagttatttttgtttgtattacattattaaaatttgtaaacttccggcctagccaaggttacaatcgcttaATCGCTTctacaacgaaaagcattatgtatctctaccACTCTTCTataaagcattatgtctctctatcactcttctatattagtTTTCATTTTGTCTAAGTTTTCATTTTTaaaaacatacataattatttccgACTGTATTTAATAACCCCTAAGAGTTGGCTTTGCCAAAATGAACTAATTGTGCccaatctatagttcgttttttttagcattagaaagaacttgaaagaaggtaagcgatcttgacctGTCTTTTAATCAAAAaacgatttttaaaaatcagtaactattacttatgaaagcagaagaatataaatgatcgtattagattcataattgttgcatatttgccgtaacttatttttaaaatgtgtttttcaattaaaagacacatcaagattgtttaccttaattttaatgctaaataaaacgaactatagacgggCCTACTGGTAGCCACCGACGGGTTCGAAAGTATACCAGAGTTTTTGCAATAAGATTAAATACCCATTATTACGGTTCCAAACGAATGTCTGTAGTAATATGGTTTGTTTCTTTAGAACTAGTATTTTTAAAACGACATGCAGTTCCCCTTGCGTCATGCtcatttattagggttccgtacccaaagggtaaaacgggaccctattactaagacttcgctgtccgtccgtccgtccgtctgtctgtcaccaggcagtatctcacgaaccgtgatagctagacagttgaaattttcacagatgatgtatatctgttgccgctataacaacaaatactaaaaacagaataaaataaagatttaagtggggctcccatacagcacacgtgatttttgaccaaagttaagcaacgtcgggcgtggtcagtacttggatgggtgaccgttttctttttgcatttttttccgttttttttttgctttatggtacggaacccttcgtgcgcgagtccgacttgcacttgcccggtttttcttataatataaacgaatatcattattttatttctcaCCTAAATCAAATAGTTTGGTCAACATCAAAACCAAAGCCAAAGCAAAGCCAAAGTCTTTGGCTTTAGTCATACTCGTAACAGCTATACGTACACAGGGTGACAAGGTGACAGGGTCAAATTGGTAATACAAAACACTTGATTGTGGCTCAGTTAATGCCAAAtactatacctatacctactatatTAACCCCGTTGTTAAAATTAGCTGTACTCGTATTTAATAATCGttaattttctaataaaataattatagttagaccaagaaaaggttgcagcgattttgatagaccacgcagtgcaagtgttactttaaacgtcaaacttcaatgaaattatgacgtataaataacactggcactgcgtgggttatcaaaatcgctgcagacttttcttggtctaactctaaaaaaAACCCGTAAAAAGAGACGATGGCAGTTGGACGATCCGAAAGAATGCCGAGATAGAACATCTGATATCCGAGCCGAACATAATAGGTGAGACCAAAGCgcatcgtctccgctggcttggccatctcgaaaggatgggtgaagatcgggcagccaaa encodes:
- the LOC134676813 gene encoding chorion class B protein L12-like, producing the protein MAFKAILLCASLLLVQTISGQSCGCSRGSSRGSIGYGSGSYGGSSSSVSANSISIPSSGGDLPVTSVGPISPSGIAVSTELGLSGDLDVNGQLPFLSAVQFSGNYDTSGSACVDYSCGTCGNVAITSVQGGSGSSCGCRR